One genomic window of Candidatus Zymogenaceae bacterium includes the following:
- a CDS encoding Gfo/Idh/MocA family oxidoreductase has translation MAKEKPVRIALLGAGERGQVMYGIFVEKHPELFEYVAVAEPNDERRERFVKRFGIPAENAFSNWRDLLERPQLADAVINAMPDVHHYESTIKSLRKGYHVLLEKPMAQTPAECVSLAEEAKKQGLILQIFLECRYLELYQRMKKLIDTEAIGRVMGMQAIENLGYWHFIMSYVRGFARRSADVISFLSAKGIHDFDLLTWFAGSRPVKVSSFGELTYFRPENAPKGAPERCLDGCPIEDTCQFHAYRQYIKPGFPQIPLSLLTGITPGTVIDGYIRYPYLRSLSMYNLVSTDRAGRIEELKTGPHGRCVYRCDNDVMDHQIVNVQYDGGVMAALSLSAFSVAWERTLNVNGTMGELYSKDFSGTLQMRTFNPKISVKRKRVRFNPLFHGGSDGLVLIDFAKSVQRADTSREILTDVQDAVDSHLLCFAAEEARKNDTVVDMVAFTKQAEKEAKKLSV, from the coding sequence ATGGCGAAAGAAAAACCGGTAAGAATCGCGCTTTTGGGAGCGGGGGAACGCGGACAGGTGATGTACGGAATCTTTGTGGAGAAGCATCCGGAGCTGTTTGAATACGTGGCCGTGGCGGAGCCGAATGACGAGCGGCGGGAGCGCTTTGTCAAGCGCTTCGGTATTCCCGCCGAAAACGCCTTTTCGAACTGGCGGGATCTCCTTGAAAGGCCGCAGCTGGCCGACGCCGTCATCAATGCCATGCCGGATGTTCACCACTACGAATCGACGATCAAGAGCCTCAGGAAGGGGTATCATGTGCTTCTGGAAAAGCCGATGGCCCAGACCCCGGCCGAGTGCGTGAGCCTGGCCGAGGAGGCGAAGAAACAGGGATTGATCCTTCAGATATTTCTTGAGTGTCGATACCTCGAGCTGTACCAGCGCATGAAGAAGCTCATCGATACCGAGGCCATCGGCCGGGTGATGGGGATGCAGGCCATCGAAAACCTGGGCTACTGGCATTTCATTATGAGCTATGTGCGGGGTTTCGCCAGACGAAGCGCCGATGTGATTTCGTTTCTTTCGGCCAAGGGGATACACGATTTCGACCTCCTGACCTGGTTCGCCGGCTCCCGGCCGGTGAAGGTGTCGTCTTTCGGCGAGCTGACCTATTTTCGGCCGGAAAACGCCCCGAAGGGCGCGCCGGAGCGGTGCCTGGACGGCTGCCCCATCGAGGACACCTGCCAGTTTCACGCCTACCGGCAGTACATAAAACCCGGATTCCCCCAGATACCCCTGTCACTCCTGACCGGCATTACCCCCGGGACCGTCATCGACGGCTACATCAGGTATCCGTATCTCAGGAGCCTTTCCATGTATAACCTGGTCAGCACCGACCGGGCGGGGCGCATCGAGGAGCTCAAAACCGGCCCCCACGGCCGATGCGTCTATCGCTGCGATAACGACGTGATGGATCACCAGATCGTCAACGTACAGTACGACGGCGGCGTCATGGCGGCGCTTTCTTTATCGGCCTTCAGCGTCGCCTGGGAGCGTACGTTGAACGTCAACGGCACTATGGGCGAGCTCTATTCAAAGGACTTCTCCGGGACGCTCCAGATGCGCACCTTCAATCCGAAAATATCGGTGAAGAGAAAGCGGGTGCGCTTCAATCCGCTGTTTCACGGCGGATCGGACGGCCTGGTGCTCATCGATTTCGCGAAATCGGTACAGAGGGCGGACACCTCCCGGGAAATTCTCACCGACGTTCAGGACGCGGTGGACAGCCACCTGTTGTGTTTCGCCGCGGAGGAGGCGAGAAAGAACGACACGGTGGTCGACATGGTGGCATTTACAAAGCAGGCGGAAAAAGAGGCGAAAAAATTGAGCGTATAA